A genomic window from Pseudomonas leptonychotis includes:
- the dusB gene encoding tRNA dihydrouridine synthase DusB — translation MSALRIGPYTLPNSLILAPMAGVTDQPFRQLCKRMGAGLVVSEMVTSDVRLWNTRKSSLRMMHSGDPEPRSVQIAGGDPEMLAEAARRNVEMGAQIIDINMGCPAKKVCNKAAGSALLKDETLVREILQAVVTAVNVPVTLKIRTGWDRENKNGINVAKIAEDAGIVALAVHGRTRADLYMGEAEYDTIAAIKQAVSIPVMANGDIDSPEKAKAVLAATGADGLLIGRAAQGRPWIFREIEHYLRTGEHLPAPSLLEVERILLEHLAALHAFYGDVMGVRIARKHVSWYLATLPGAKEFRAQFNRLDSTDAQCANVREFFSERHNNGEGVAA, via the coding sequence ATGTCGGCGCTACGCATCGGCCCCTACACATTGCCAAACTCGTTGATCCTCGCCCCCATGGCGGGCGTCACGGACCAGCCATTTCGCCAGCTGTGCAAGCGCATGGGTGCAGGCCTGGTGGTGTCGGAAATGGTCACCAGCGACGTGCGCCTGTGGAACACCCGCAAGTCGAGCTTGCGCATGATGCACAGCGGCGATCCCGAGCCACGCTCGGTACAGATCGCCGGGGGCGACCCTGAGATGCTGGCTGAAGCAGCGCGGCGCAATGTAGAGATGGGCGCGCAGATTATCGACATCAACATGGGCTGCCCGGCCAAAAAGGTCTGCAACAAGGCCGCCGGCTCCGCTCTGCTGAAAGACGAAACATTGGTCCGCGAAATCCTTCAGGCGGTGGTTACCGCGGTGAATGTGCCGGTAACCCTGAAGATTCGCACCGGCTGGGACCGCGAGAACAAAAACGGCATCAACGTGGCGAAAATCGCCGAAGACGCCGGCATTGTCGCCCTGGCGGTGCATGGCCGCACCCGCGCCGACCTGTACATGGGCGAGGCCGAGTACGACACCATCGCCGCGATCAAGCAGGCGGTGTCAATTCCGGTCATGGCCAATGGCGACATCGATTCGCCCGAGAAGGCCAAGGCCGTGCTGGCGGCGACCGGTGCAGATGGCCTGCTGATCGGGCGCGCGGCTCAAGGCCGGCCCTGGATATTCCGTGAAATCGAGCATTACCTGCGTACCGGTGAACACCTCCCGGCACCCAGCCTGCTCGAAGTGGAACGTATTCTGCTTGAACACCTGGCTGCACTGCACGCCTTCTACGGCGATGTAATGGGCGTACGTATCGCCCGCAAGCATGTCAGTTGGTATCTCGCAACCTTGCCGGGCGCCAAGGAGTTCCGCGCCCAGTTCAATCGTCTGGACAGTACGGACGCGCAGTGCGCCAACGTTCGCGAGTTCTTCAGCGAACGGCATAACAATGGAGAAGGGGTGGCCGCATGA
- the fis gene encoding DNA-binding transcriptional regulator Fis, whose product MTMLTETLGSAMAPVSDNSSLKQHLNTPSEEGQTLRGSVEKALHNYFAHLEGADVSDVYNLVLTEVEAPLLETVMNYVKGNQTKASELLGLNRGTLRKKLKQYDLL is encoded by the coding sequence ATGACGATGTTGACTGAGACTTTAGGAAGTGCGATGGCTCCCGTGAGTGACAACAGCAGTTTAAAGCAGCATCTCAATACGCCTAGCGAAGAGGGGCAAACCCTGCGCGGCAGTGTTGAGAAAGCCTTGCACAACTACTTCGCCCACCTTGAGGGCGCAGACGTCAGTGACGTTTACAACTTGGTGCTCACCGAAGTGGAAGCGCCCTTGCTGGAAACCGTGATGAATTACGTCAAGGGCAACCAGACCAAGGCCTCTGAACTACTGGGCCTGAATCGCGGCACCCTGCGTAAAAAGCTCAAGCAATACGACCTGCTGTAA
- the purH gene encoding bifunctional phosphoribosylaminoimidazolecarboxamide formyltransferase/IMP cyclohydrolase, producing MTDQTTRLPVRRALISVSDKTGILEFARELVALNVEILSTGGTYKLLKDNGVAAVEVADYTGFAEMMDGRVKTLHPMIHGGILGRRGIDDGIMSEHGIKPIDLVAVNLYPFAATVAKPGCTLPDAIENIDIGGPTMVRSAAKNHKDVAIVVNAGDYAGIVESLKAGGLSYAERFALMLKAFEHTAAYDGMIANYLGTIDQSRDTLSTEERGAFPQTFNSQFIKAQEMRYGENPHQSAAFYVEAQKGEASIASAIQLQGKELSFNNVADTDAALECVKSFVKPACVIVKHANPCGVAVALDSEGGIRQAYELAYATDTESAFGGIIAFNRELDGATAQAIVERQFVEVIIAPKISAEARAIVAAKANVRLLECGEWPAERSAGWDFKRVNGGLLVQSRDIGMIKAEDLRIVTQRAPSEQEVHDLIFAWKVAKFVKSNAIVYAKGRQTIGVGAGQMSRVNSARIAAIKAEHAGLQVAGSVMASDAFFPFRDGLDNAAANGITAVIQPGGSMRDAEVIAAADEAGIAMVFTGMRHFRH from the coding sequence ATGACCGACCAGACCACCCGCCTCCCCGTTCGCCGTGCCTTGATCAGTGTTTCCGACAAGACCGGCATCCTTGAGTTTGCCCGTGAGCTCGTCGCCCTCAATGTGGAAATCCTCTCCACCGGCGGTACCTACAAGCTGCTCAAGGACAACGGCGTTGCCGCCGTGGAAGTGGCCGACTACACCGGTTTCGCAGAAATGATGGACGGCCGGGTGAAGACCCTGCACCCGATGATCCACGGCGGCATCCTCGGACGTCGCGGTATCGATGACGGCATCATGAGCGAGCACGGTATCAAGCCGATCGACTTGGTTGCAGTCAACCTTTACCCCTTCGCCGCTACGGTGGCCAAACCGGGCTGCACCTTGCCTGACGCCATCGAGAACATCGACATTGGCGGCCCAACCATGGTCCGCTCTGCGGCGAAGAACCACAAAGACGTGGCCATCGTGGTCAACGCGGGTGACTACGCAGGTATCGTTGAGTCGCTGAAAGCCGGCGGCCTGAGCTATGCCGAGCGCTTCGCTTTGATGCTCAAGGCCTTCGAGCACACCGCCGCCTACGACGGCATGATCGCCAACTACCTGGGCACTATCGACCAAAGCCGCGACACTCTCTCCACCGAAGAGCGCGGCGCCTTCCCACAGACCTTTAACAGCCAGTTCATCAAGGCTCAGGAAATGCGCTACGGCGAGAACCCGCACCAGAGCGCGGCGTTCTATGTTGAAGCACAGAAGGGTGAGGCCAGCATCGCCAGCGCCATCCAGCTGCAAGGCAAGGAGCTGTCGTTCAATAACGTGGCCGACACCGACGCCGCGCTGGAGTGCGTGAAGAGTTTTGTTAAGCCCGCCTGCGTCATCGTCAAGCACGCCAATCCCTGTGGCGTGGCCGTGGCCCTGGACAGCGAAGGCGGCATCCGCCAAGCCTATGAGCTGGCCTACGCCACCGACACCGAGTCGGCTTTCGGCGGCATCATCGCCTTTAACCGCGAGCTGGACGGCGCCACCGCCCAGGCTATCGTCGAGCGTCAGTTTGTTGAAGTGATCATCGCGCCGAAAATCAGTGCTGAAGCCCGCGCTATCGTCGCCGCCAAAGCCAACGTCCGCTTGCTCGAGTGCGGCGAATGGCCAGCCGAGCGCAGCGCCGGCTGGGACTTCAAGCGCGTTAACGGTGGCCTACTGGTACAGAGCCGCGACATCGGCATGATCAAGGCAGAAGACCTGAGAATCGTCACCCAGCGCGCGCCGAGCGAGCAGGAAGTGCACGACCTGATCTTCGCCTGGAAAGTGGCCAAATTTGTTAAGTCCAACGCCATTGTCTACGCCAAAGGCCGTCAGACCATCGGTGTCGGCGCTGGCCAGATGAGCCGCGTCAACTCCGCGCGTATAGCTGCAATCAAAGCCGAGCATGCTGGCCTGCAAGTCGCCGGCTCGGTGATGGCTTCTGACGCCTTCTTCCCGTTCCGCGACGGCCTGGACAACGCGGCGGCCAATGGCATTACTGCGGTGATCCAGCCGGGCGGCTCGATGCGCGATGCGGAAGTGATCGCCGCCGCCGACGAAGCCGGCATCGCCATGGTCTTCACAGGTATGCGCCACTTCCGTCACTAA
- the purD gene encoding phosphoribosylamine--glycine ligase produces MNVLIIGSGGREHALAWKVAQDKRVNKVFVAPGNAGTATEAKCENIAIDVLAIEQLADFAEKNVQLTIVGPEAPLVAGVVDLFRSRKLDIFGPTAAAAQLEGSKAFTKDFLARQQIPTADYQNFTEVEPALAYLQKVGAPIVIKADGLAAGKGVIVAMTLQEAEDAVRDMLAGNAFGEAGSRVVIEEFLDGEEASFIVMVDGANVLPMATSQDHKRVGDGDSGPNTGGMGAYSPAPVVTADVHKRVMDEVIYPTVRGMANEGNVYTGFLYAGLMIDKAGNPKVIEFNCRFGDPETQPIMVRLESSLVLLVEAALAKALDKVEATWDPRPTVGVVIAAGGYPADYAKGDVIEGLDAAAQLDGKVFHAGTALKDGQIVTAGGRVLCATAIGRTVEEAQQQAYRLAEKVRWSGSFYRSDIGYRAIARERGAK; encoded by the coding sequence ATGAACGTATTGATCATCGGCAGCGGCGGTCGTGAACACGCCCTGGCCTGGAAAGTGGCGCAGGACAAGCGCGTCAACAAAGTCTTCGTCGCCCCCGGCAACGCCGGCACCGCCACCGAAGCCAAATGTGAAAACATCGCCATCGATGTGCTGGCCATCGAACAGCTGGCCGACTTCGCTGAAAAGAACGTGCAACTGACCATCGTCGGCCCGGAAGCGCCACTGGTGGCCGGCGTGGTCGATCTGTTCCGCTCACGCAAGCTGGATATCTTCGGCCCCACCGCCGCCGCCGCGCAGCTGGAAGGCTCGAAGGCTTTCACCAAAGACTTCCTCGCTCGCCAGCAGATTCCAACGGCCGACTACCAGAACTTCACCGAAGTCGAGCCAGCACTGGCTTACCTGCAAAAGGTTGGCGCGCCCATCGTGATCAAGGCCGACGGCCTGGCCGCCGGTAAAGGCGTCATCGTCGCCATGACCTTGCAAGAAGCGGAAGACGCCGTGCGCGACATGCTCGCTGGCAATGCCTTCGGCGAAGCCGGCTCACGCGTAGTGATCGAAGAGTTTCTCGACGGCGAAGAGGCCAGCTTTATCGTCATGGTCGATGGCGCCAACGTGCTGCCAATGGCCACCAGCCAGGACCACAAGCGTGTCGGCGACGGCGACAGCGGCCCGAACACCGGCGGCATGGGCGCTTACTCTCCGGCCCCAGTGGTCACCGCTGACGTGCACAAGCGCGTAATGGATGAAGTGATCTACCCCACCGTGCGCGGCATGGCTAACGAAGGCAACGTCTACACCGGTTTTCTCTACGCTGGACTGATGATCGACAAAGCCGGCAACCCGAAAGTCATCGAGTTCAACTGCCGCTTCGGCGACCCGGAAACCCAGCCGATCATGGTGCGCCTGGAATCCTCCTTGGTGCTGCTGGTCGAGGCCGCACTGGCCAAGGCACTGGACAAGGTTGAAGCGACCTGGGACCCACGCCCGACGGTGGGCGTGGTGATCGCCGCTGGCGGTTACCCGGCCGACTACGCCAAGGGCGATGTGATCGAAGGGCTGGACGCTGCCGCGCAACTGGACGGTAAAGTGTTCCATGCTGGCACGGCGTTGAAGGACGGCCAGATCGTCACTGCCGGCGGTCGTGTGCTTTGCGCCACCGCCATCGGCCGGACGGTTGAGGAGGCGCAGCAGCAGGCCTATCGCCTGGCGGAGAAAGTCCGTTGGAGCGGCAGCTTCTACCGCAGCGATATTGGTTACCGCGCCATTGCCCGCGAGCGCGGAGCAAAGTGA
- a CDS encoding hybrid sensor histidine kinase/response regulator: MRRLRIATYLLLSTLLMALTVASAQAEPQPSWSSFIDPHAALQFNDVLRPERQAQFHPTDLTQLYTPGGDTALWLHHRLPANSDAQMLRVFAPYLAYLDLYVLQGDTLIEQAHTGNNLPFSSRPLASRDFLLPLPKAEQPLDIYLRLASEHALRPSITLQSAQAMAADDNRPLLFGLLLGCLGMLVAYNVVRFIYTRAASGLWLAATQTCQLVAVVSLLGISTPWLSDWQSLQPQIANLSMLLATLCALCFTASFFNKVCPRTPLNHLLTGEVVVIGVLCVILLVATNLQFNQLVYLLTIVAGLSILLVSLSHWRHGYQPARLFSLAVLLFCAAFICALPIFFGYWSVQSEWMAYGLLAVTVTSGFILSMALSERQRRIMQDHFSISRALAASSAELKAKAEFLAKISHEIRTPMNGVLGMTELLLGTPLSAKQRDYVQTIHSSGNELLTLINEILDISKLESGQIELDDVQFDLNALIEDCLDIFRAKAEQQKVELISFMQPQVPRVISGDPTRLRQTLLSLLDNAFKQTDEGEILLVVALDTTGEQPRLRIAVQDSGKPLDASERDALLNAELHSKDFLAATKLGGRLGLIIARQLVRLMEGEFGIQSGGSQGSTLWLTLPLDATRLEQPTADLDASLQGARLLVVDDNDTCRKVLVQQCSAWGMQVSAVPSGKEAMALLRTKAHLREYFDAVLLDQDMPGMTGMQLAARIKEDANLNHDILVIMLTGISNAPSKIIARNAGIKRILAKPVAGYTLKTTLADELAQRGKGDSPMFSPAPVSAPLNVPSDFRILVAEDNTISTKVIRGMLGKLKLQPDTASNGEEALSAMKAQQYDLVLMDCEMPVLDGFSATEQLRAWEAAEQRSRTPVVALTAHILNEHKERARQAGMDGHMSKPVEMSQLRELIEHWVIEREIRRQRDALTS; the protein is encoded by the coding sequence GTGCGCCGGCTGAGGATTGCCACCTACCTGCTACTCAGCACGCTGCTGATGGCGCTCACTGTAGCGTCAGCTCAGGCAGAGCCACAGCCATCCTGGTCGAGTTTCATCGACCCGCACGCCGCGCTGCAATTCAATGACGTGCTCCGCCCCGAGCGTCAAGCGCAGTTCCACCCCACCGACCTGACTCAGCTGTACACCCCTGGCGGCGACACTGCACTGTGGCTGCACCACCGCCTGCCGGCCAATAGCGATGCGCAGATGTTGCGTGTATTCGCCCCCTACCTGGCCTACCTCGATCTGTATGTGCTGCAAGGCGACACGCTGATTGAGCAGGCTCACACCGGCAACAACCTGCCATTTTCCAGTCGACCGCTGGCCAGCCGTGATTTTCTCCTGCCGCTGCCCAAGGCCGAACAGCCGCTGGATATCTACCTGCGCCTGGCATCGGAACACGCGCTGCGCCCCAGCATTACGCTGCAAAGCGCCCAAGCGATGGCCGCCGATGACAATCGCCCGCTGCTCTTCGGCCTGCTGCTCGGCTGCCTCGGCATGCTGGTGGCTTACAACGTCGTGCGTTTCATCTATACCCGCGCCGCCAGTGGGTTATGGCTGGCGGCAACACAAACCTGCCAGTTGGTCGCAGTGGTTAGCCTACTTGGCATCAGCACGCCCTGGCTAAGTGATTGGCAGAGCCTGCAACCGCAAATCGCCAATCTGTCGATGCTGCTCGCCACACTCTGCGCCTTGTGTTTTACCGCCAGTTTCTTCAACAAGGTCTGCCCCCGCACGCCACTGAACCACCTGCTGACCGGCGAAGTCGTGGTTATCGGTGTGCTTTGCGTGATCTTGCTGGTGGCCACCAACCTGCAATTCAATCAGTTGGTCTACCTGCTCACCATCGTCGCCGGTCTAAGCATCCTGCTGGTGTCATTGAGTCACTGGCGGCACGGCTACCAACCAGCGCGCTTGTTCAGCCTGGCCGTGCTGTTGTTTTGCGCGGCGTTTATCTGCGCCCTGCCGATTTTCTTCGGCTACTGGTCAGTGCAGAGTGAATGGATGGCCTACGGCCTGCTGGCTGTCACGGTAACCAGCGGGTTTATCCTCAGCATGGCGTTGAGCGAGCGACAGCGACGCATCATGCAGGACCATTTCAGCATCAGCCGCGCGCTCGCCGCCAGCTCCGCAGAACTGAAAGCCAAGGCGGAGTTTCTCGCCAAGATCAGCCACGAAATCCGCACACCGATGAATGGCGTACTGGGCATGACCGAGCTGCTGCTCGGCACCCCACTCTCGGCCAAACAACGCGATTACGTACAAACCATCCACAGCTCAGGCAACGAGCTGCTGACCCTGATCAACGAAATCCTCGACATCTCCAAGCTCGAGTCCGGACAGATAGAGCTGGATGACGTGCAGTTCGATCTAAACGCGCTAATCGAAGACTGCCTGGATATCTTCCGCGCCAAGGCCGAACAGCAGAAGGTCGAGCTGATCAGCTTTATGCAGCCGCAAGTGCCACGGGTCATCAGCGGCGACCCCACGCGCCTGCGCCAAACCCTTTTAAGCCTGCTGGATAACGCCTTCAAACAAACCGACGAAGGCGAAATCCTGTTGGTGGTGGCCCTCGACACCACCGGCGAGCAACCGCGTTTGCGTATTGCCGTGCAGGACAGCGGCAAGCCGCTGGACGCCAGTGAACGTGACGCCCTGCTCAACGCCGAACTGCACAGCAAGGACTTCCTCGCCGCAACCAAACTCGGCGGTCGCCTGGGCCTGATCATCGCCCGCCAGTTGGTACGCCTGATGGAAGGCGAATTCGGCATCCAAAGCGGTGGCAGTCAGGGCTCGACCCTGTGGCTGACCCTGCCGCTGGACGCCACGCGCCTGGAGCAACCCACCGCCGACCTCGACGCCTCGTTGCAAGGCGCGCGCCTGCTGGTGGTGGACGACAACGACACCTGCCGCAAAGTCTTGGTGCAGCAATGCAGCGCCTGGGGCATGCAGGTCAGCGCCGTGCCATCGGGCAAGGAAGCCATGGCCCTGCTGCGCACCAAGGCGCATCTGCGCGAATACTTCGATGCGGTGCTGCTCGATCAGGACATGCCCGGCATGACCGGTATGCAACTGGCCGCACGGATCAAGGAAGACGCCAACCTCAATCACGACATTCTGGTGATCATGCTCACCGGCATCAGCAACGCGCCGAGCAAGATCATCGCGCGCAACGCCGGGATCAAACGCATTCTGGCCAAGCCAGTAGCCGGTTACACCCTGAAAACCACCCTGGCCGATGAATTAGCGCAGCGCGGCAAGGGCGACTCGCCAATGTTCAGCCCAGCGCCGGTCAGTGCGCCATTGAACGTGCCCAGCGACTTCCGCATTTTGGTGGCCGAGGACAACACCATCTCCACCAAGGTGATTCGCGGCATGCTCGGCAAACTCAAACTGCAGCCGGACACCGCCAGCAACGGCGAAGAAGCCCTCAGTGCAATGAAAGCCCAGCAATACGACCTGGTGCTGATGGACTGCGAAATGCCCGTGCTCGACGGCTTCTCCGCCACCGAGCAACTGCGCGCCTGGGAGGCCGCCGAACAGCGTTCGCGCACGCCGGTGGTGGCACTCACGGCGCACATCCTCAATGAGCACAAAGAGCGGGCACGCCAGGCCGGCATGGATGGGCACATGTCCAAACCGGTGGAAATGTCACAGCTGCGCGAGCTGATC